The following are encoded together in the Myxococcus virescens genome:
- a CDS encoding hybrid sensor histidine kinase/response regulator, protein MTPSEHISADRNQERASQPRASILMVDDHPSNLLALEAILEPLGQELVKATSGEEALKFLLQRDFAVILMDVQMPGLDGFQTATLIKQRERTRTIPIIFLTALSRDAAHVFKGYAHGAVDYLLKPFDPEILRSKVSVFVDLFLKEQQIQRQAALLRQREREALERQSELRHLRLTESLPEVMWAARSDGSFTYANRASRDYTGIQVDQPLSLNTFLEFVHPADREAMRAVWTQAIRMGQRVEREFRLRRFDGVYRWHLARAVPERDENGLLAGWIAVATDIDDKRRAEEALGRFKATLDATLDCVLMFSPDSLTLTYANAGAAKQLASSTEELVGLSVLEVESAFDEAGFRKLLAPLVSGTLPSQTYSTSHRRRDGSEVPVEVVLQYVAADGGPGRFISVARDITERQRAETALRLASEAKDSFLAAASHELRTPLAAAKGHAHLALLKLGGETEAGPGKSLKIINRQIDRMAKLVEDLLDISRLQAGRLSLELERFDLSHLVHETRDRMAVLSQGHEIHVEASEQLEGTWDRGRLDQVLTNLLSNALRYSPEGGPVWVRVQGERDEGVHLSVTDTGVGIPKEKQALIFERFGRAHGSKYGGLGLGLTISQGIVEQHGGRIWVESPGVAGEGSTFHVWLPRETEAPTGGVHPDAATRSTN, encoded by the coding sequence ATGACGCCTAGCGAACACATCTCCGCGGACCGCAACCAGGAAAGGGCTTCCCAACCCCGGGCGAGCATCCTGATGGTGGACGACCATCCGTCCAACCTGCTCGCGCTCGAGGCCATTCTCGAGCCGCTCGGGCAGGAGTTGGTGAAGGCCACCAGCGGTGAGGAGGCCCTGAAGTTCCTGCTTCAGCGCGACTTCGCCGTCATCCTGATGGACGTGCAGATGCCGGGGCTGGACGGCTTCCAGACGGCCACGCTCATCAAGCAGCGCGAGCGCACGCGCACCATCCCCATCATCTTCCTCACCGCGCTCAGCCGCGACGCGGCCCACGTTTTCAAGGGCTATGCGCACGGCGCGGTGGACTACCTGCTCAAGCCGTTCGATCCGGAAATCCTCCGCTCCAAGGTCAGCGTCTTCGTGGACCTGTTCCTCAAGGAGCAGCAGATTCAGCGGCAGGCGGCGCTGCTCCGGCAGCGCGAGCGCGAGGCGCTGGAGCGGCAGAGCGAGCTGCGCCACCTGCGGCTCACGGAGTCCTTGCCGGAGGTGATGTGGGCGGCGCGCTCGGACGGCAGCTTCACCTACGCCAACCGCGCCTCACGGGACTACACCGGCATCCAGGTGGACCAGCCGCTGTCACTCAACACCTTCCTGGAGTTCGTCCACCCGGCGGACCGCGAGGCCATGCGCGCCGTGTGGACGCAGGCCATCCGCATGGGACAGCGCGTGGAGCGCGAGTTCCGCCTGCGCCGCTTCGACGGCGTGTACCGCTGGCACCTGGCGCGCGCGGTGCCGGAGCGGGACGAGAATGGCCTGCTGGCCGGCTGGATTGCCGTGGCCACGGACATCGACGACAAGCGCCGGGCGGAGGAGGCGCTGGGGCGCTTCAAGGCGACGCTGGACGCGACGCTGGACTGCGTCCTCATGTTCTCCCCGGACTCGCTGACGCTCACCTACGCCAACGCGGGCGCGGCCAAGCAGCTGGCCAGCAGCACCGAGGAGCTGGTGGGCCTGTCGGTGCTGGAGGTGGAGAGCGCCTTCGACGAGGCCGGCTTCCGCAAGCTGCTGGCGCCGCTGGTGAGTGGCACGTTGCCCAGCCAGACGTACTCCACCAGCCACCGCCGGCGGGATGGCTCGGAGGTGCCGGTGGAGGTGGTGCTCCAGTACGTGGCGGCGGACGGCGGCCCCGGGCGCTTCATCTCCGTGGCGCGCGACATCACCGAGCGGCAGCGGGCGGAGACGGCGCTGCGGCTGGCCAGCGAGGCGAAGGATTCCTTCCTCGCGGCGGCCAGCCACGAGCTGCGCACGCCGCTGGCCGCGGCCAAGGGCCACGCGCACCTGGCGCTGCTGAAGCTGGGCGGTGAGACCGAGGCCGGGCCGGGCAAGTCGCTCAAAATCATCAACCGGCAAATCGACCGGATGGCCAAGCTGGTGGAGGACCTGCTGGACATCAGCCGGCTCCAGGCGGGCCGCCTGTCGTTGGAGCTGGAGCGGTTCGACCTAAGTCACCTGGTGCACGAGACGCGGGACCGCATGGCGGTGCTGTCGCAAGGCCATGAAATCCACGTCGAGGCGTCGGAGCAGCTCGAGGGGACGTGGGACCGGGGCCGGTTGGACCAGGTGCTCACGAACCTGCTGTCCAATGCGCTGCGCTATTCGCCCGAGGGCGGGCCCGTGTGGGTGCGGGTGCAGGGGGAGCGCGACGAGGGCGTCCACCTGTCGGTGACGGACACCGGCGTGGGAATCCCCAAGGAGAAGCAGGCGCTCATCTTCGAGCGCTTTGGCCGCGCGCACGGCAGCAAGTACGGCGGTCTGGGCCTGGGGCTCACCATCAGCCAGGGCATCGTGGAGCAGCACGGCGGCCGTATCTGGGTGGAGTCTCCGGGGGTGGCGGGGGAGGGGTCCACCTTCCACGTCTGGCTGCCGCGCGAGACGGAGGCGCCTACCGGCGGCGTGCATCCGGACGCGGCGACGCGCTCCACCAACTGA
- a CDS encoding aldolase encodes MPKTFRQTKEELVGKATKQMDTTFGHGDWSVRQKLALTCRILFEGGHDSGLAGQITARATEPGTYYTQQLGLGFDEITASNLLVVNSDLEVLEGKGMANPANRFHSWVYEARPDVNCIIHTHPTHIVALSMLEVPLQVSHMDMCPLFDDCAFLKDWPGVPVGNEEGEIISKALGSKRALLLSHHGQLVAGDSIEQACVLAELFERAARLQLLASAAGDIKPIPETLGKEAHDWILRPTRSAITFAYFARRVLKKHGDALA; translated from the coding sequence ATGCCGAAAACCTTTAGGCAGACGAAGGAGGAACTGGTCGGAAAAGCGACGAAGCAGATGGACACCACCTTCGGCCACGGTGACTGGAGCGTGCGTCAGAAGCTGGCGCTGACCTGCCGGATCTTGTTCGAGGGCGGCCACGACTCGGGGTTGGCCGGGCAAATCACCGCCCGCGCTACGGAGCCCGGCACCTACTACACGCAGCAGTTGGGCCTTGGGTTCGATGAGATCACCGCGTCGAACCTCCTGGTCGTCAACAGCGACCTCGAGGTCCTCGAAGGCAAAGGGATGGCCAACCCGGCGAACCGTTTCCATAGCTGGGTCTACGAGGCGCGGCCCGACGTCAACTGCATCATCCACACGCACCCGACGCACATCGTCGCGCTCTCCATGCTGGAGGTCCCCTTGCAGGTCTCGCACATGGATATGTGCCCCCTCTTCGATGACTGCGCCTTCCTGAAAGATTGGCCGGGGGTACCGGTTGGCAACGAGGAGGGTGAAATCATCTCCAAGGCGCTCGGCTCCAAGCGCGCGCTTCTCCTCTCCCATCACGGTCAACTGGTGGCCGGCGATAGCATCGAGCAGGCGTGCGTGCTGGCCGAGCTCTTCGAGAGGGCGGCGCGCTTGCAGCTCCTCGCCTCTGCGGCTGGCGACATCAAGCCCATACCGGAGACGCTGGGAAAGGAGGCGCACGACTGGATCTTGCGGCCCACGCGCAGCGCAATCACGTTCGCCTACTTCGCGCGCCGAGTGCTGAAGAAGCACGGGGACGCCCTGGCTTGA
- a CDS encoding dihydrodipicolinate synthase family protein yields MSALLRGIVAYPITPFTSKGRVDEVLLGKIVDDMVKAGVHAIAPLGSTGVLPYLSDDEREQVAEIVIKRVAGRVPTLVGVSSLTTERTVHHAKHAEKLGASAVMIIPMSYWKLSDAEIITHYDTVAKRIAIPIAVYNNPATGGLDLSPDVISRLLKIQNVTMVKESTGDVNRMHRLVQLCGEDVAFYNGSNPLALAAFVAGARGWCTAAPNIIPKLNIELYDAIQRGDVAAARQSFYRQLPFLQFIVAHGLPRAISAALELQGASVGPLRAPLQALPAERVEELRRILVGLEVIPGE; encoded by the coding sequence ATGAGCGCGCTGCTTCGCGGTATCGTCGCGTACCCAATCACGCCGTTCACGTCGAAGGGACGTGTCGACGAGGTGCTCCTCGGGAAGATCGTTGACGACATGGTGAAGGCGGGTGTCCACGCCATCGCGCCGCTCGGCAGCACCGGCGTGCTGCCGTACCTCTCCGATGACGAACGGGAGCAGGTTGCGGAAATCGTCATCAAGCGGGTCGCCGGGCGCGTACCCACGCTCGTCGGCGTTTCGAGCCTCACCACCGAGCGCACCGTCCACCACGCGAAGCACGCCGAGAAGCTCGGTGCCAGCGCGGTGATGATCATCCCGATGAGCTACTGGAAGCTGAGCGACGCGGAGATCATCACCCACTACGACACGGTGGCGAAGCGCATCGCCATCCCCATCGCGGTCTACAACAACCCCGCAACGGGTGGCCTCGACCTGAGCCCCGACGTCATCTCGCGGCTCCTGAAGATTCAGAACGTCACGATGGTCAAGGAGAGCACCGGCGACGTGAACCGCATGCACCGCCTCGTCCAGCTCTGCGGAGAGGATGTGGCGTTCTACAATGGGAGCAACCCGCTCGCGTTGGCCGCCTTCGTGGCCGGTGCTCGCGGCTGGTGCACCGCAGCGCCCAACATCATCCCGAAGCTCAACATCGAGCTCTACGACGCCATCCAGCGAGGAGACGTCGCGGCAGCGCGTCAGAGCTTCTATCGGCAGCTTCCTTTCCTGCAATTCATCGTCGCTCACGGCCTCCCGCGCGCAATCTCGGCGGCGCTCGAGCTACAGGGGGCGTCTGTCGGGCCGCTCCGCGCGCCCCTGCAGGCGCTCCCTGCAGAGCGTGTCGAGGAGCTCCGTCGAATCCTCGTCGGGCTCGAGGTCATTCCCGGCGAATGA
- a CDS encoding NADP-dependent oxidoreductase produces MKAVVLKSYGDVDALAVQDMPEPKVGPGEVKVRVTAAGINPVDWKIRRGDLKAMMPVQFPTILGRDVAGEVMEVGPGVSDFKPGDRVMGVVNAGYAEKVVAPVESWAKVPESMDLKDAAALPLVTLTGVQLMEEAVNPKKGDTVLVIGALGAVGRAAVFAAKARGAKVLAGVRANQKAEAQKLGVDGVFALDVADEFSKLPMLDAVADTVGGQVVARVLEKVKPGGTLGSVLGEPPEAKGRQITVRAILSHPDSRRLTQLGQAVARGDLVIPVSKRFPLEQVKEAQKLAEQGGVGKVLLVN; encoded by the coding sequence ATGAAAGCCGTGGTGCTCAAGTCCTATGGAGACGTGGATGCGCTCGCCGTTCAAGACATGCCCGAGCCGAAGGTGGGGCCAGGCGAGGTGAAGGTCCGCGTCACCGCCGCGGGCATCAACCCCGTGGACTGGAAGATTCGACGTGGGGACTTGAAGGCGATGATGCCCGTGCAGTTCCCCACCATCCTCGGACGGGACGTGGCCGGCGAGGTCATGGAGGTGGGCCCGGGCGTCAGCGACTTCAAGCCGGGTGACCGCGTGATGGGCGTGGTGAACGCCGGCTACGCGGAGAAGGTCGTCGCGCCCGTGGAGTCCTGGGCGAAGGTCCCGGAGTCCATGGACCTGAAGGACGCCGCCGCGCTCCCCCTGGTCACACTCACTGGCGTGCAACTGATGGAAGAGGCGGTGAACCCCAAGAAGGGGGACACGGTGCTCGTCATCGGCGCGCTGGGGGCGGTGGGCCGCGCCGCCGTCTTCGCGGCGAAGGCCCGGGGCGCGAAGGTGCTGGCCGGCGTGCGCGCCAACCAGAAGGCGGAGGCGCAGAAGCTGGGCGTGGATGGCGTCTTCGCGCTCGACGTCGCGGACGAGTTCTCCAAGCTGCCCATGCTGGACGCGGTGGCGGACACCGTGGGCGGCCAGGTGGTGGCCCGCGTGCTGGAGAAGGTGAAGCCCGGAGGCACCCTGGGCAGCGTCCTGGGTGAGCCTCCCGAGGCCAAGGGGCGGCAAATCACCGTGCGCGCCATCCTCTCGCACCCGGACTCGCGCCGCCTGACGCAACTGGGGCAGGCCGTCGCCAGGGGCGACCTGGTCATCCCCGTCAGCAAGCGCTTCCCGCTGGAGCAGGTGAAGGAAGCGCAGAAGCTCGCGGAGCAGGGCGGCGTGGGCAAGGTGCTGCTCGTCAACTGA
- the yedA gene encoding drug/metabolite exporter YedA, protein MPTWPAKIASDTSRAVLASRAAPLPVSQPAPVNLPSGDVLPGGPQRGWLIASILSLYIIWGSTYLAIRWALEGGMPPFQMSGVRFVLAGALLFAVLWLRGAPVPTARQWGASALVGLLLLGVGNGGLVFAQQSVPSGVAALVVGSLPLWTALFGGLFGQWPGRAERWGLAVGFGGIVLLNLGGDMGGGLLPTLAMLVSPMSWALGSVWSRRLPMPQGLMSTAAQMLCGGVVMLGFSLLIGERPTVIPTPKAVLAFFYLVVFGSLVGYSAYGYLLRNARPSLATSYAYVNPVLAVLLGGLLAGETMTPTAWLAMGAILGAVVLLTREK, encoded by the coding sequence ATGCCCACATGGCCGGCGAAAATCGCCAGCGATACAAGCCGCGCCGTGCTCGCCTCGCGTGCCGCGCCGCTCCCCGTTTCACAGCCAGCCCCCGTCAACCTGCCCTCCGGAGACGTCCTTCCCGGTGGTCCCCAGCGCGGGTGGCTCATCGCCAGCATCCTGTCCCTTTATATTATTTGGGGCTCCACCTATCTGGCCATCCGGTGGGCGCTGGAAGGTGGCATGCCGCCATTCCAGATGTCAGGGGTGCGCTTCGTGCTCGCCGGCGCCCTGCTCTTCGCGGTGCTGTGGCTGCGCGGGGCGCCCGTGCCCACGGCCCGTCAGTGGGGCGCCAGCGCGCTGGTGGGGCTGTTGCTGCTGGGTGTGGGCAACGGGGGGCTCGTCTTCGCGCAGCAGTCGGTGCCGTCGGGCGTGGCCGCGCTGGTGGTGGGCAGCCTTCCCTTGTGGACGGCGCTCTTCGGGGGGCTCTTCGGCCAGTGGCCCGGACGCGCGGAGCGCTGGGGACTGGCCGTCGGCTTCGGTGGCATCGTCCTGCTCAACCTGGGCGGTGACATGGGCGGCGGTCTGCTGCCGACGCTGGCGATGCTGGTGTCGCCCATGAGCTGGGCGCTGGGCTCGGTGTGGAGCCGCCGGCTGCCCATGCCACAGGGACTGATGTCCACCGCGGCGCAGATGCTGTGCGGTGGCGTCGTCATGCTGGGCTTCAGCCTGCTGATTGGGGAACGCCCCACGGTCATTCCCACGCCCAAGGCGGTGCTCGCGTTCTTCTACCTCGTCGTCTTCGGCTCGCTGGTGGGCTACAGCGCCTATGGCTACCTGCTGCGCAACGCGCGCCCGTCGCTGGCCACCAGCTACGCCTATGTCAACCCGGTGCTGGCGGTGCTCCTGGGCGGCCTGCTGGCGGGCGAGACGATGACGCCCACGGCCTGGCTGGCCATGGGCGCCATCCTGGGCGCGGTCGTGTTGCTGACGCGCGAGAAGTGA
- the hrcA gene encoding heat-inducible transcriptional repressor HrcA — translation MSEELGEREKEVLRAVVQEYISTGGPVGSQQLTRRPGFEVSSATMRNVLADLEELGFLEKPHTSAGRVPTDQGYRFYVDTLVKLRDPTPRDRELIHAGLAHEADLAEMLGEASRILHSLTRHAGVVVAPRPESAVFRRIEFVRLREDRVLAILVGQSGQVHNKAITVEFPITSDELLKASNYLSELLREVPLESARERIRAEMDQEQALYNALTAKALKLGAAATDLASTERVLIQGTGSFFEQPEFADVERMRALFRALDEKHKLLSLLDRVQVANEMQIFIGAESDFSAAGDVTVIASPYGNQEQVLGTVGVIGPTRMDYRRVIPLVNFTAQVLSRVLEKV, via the coding sequence ATGTCCGAAGAGCTGGGTGAGCGTGAGAAGGAAGTCCTCCGGGCGGTCGTCCAGGAGTACATCTCCACGGGCGGGCCGGTAGGCAGTCAGCAGCTCACCCGCAGGCCGGGGTTCGAGGTGTCCTCCGCCACCATGCGCAACGTGCTGGCGGACCTGGAGGAGCTGGGCTTCCTGGAGAAGCCCCACACCTCCGCCGGGCGTGTTCCCACCGACCAGGGCTACCGCTTCTACGTGGACACGCTGGTGAAGCTGAGGGACCCGACGCCCCGGGACAGGGAGCTCATCCACGCGGGGCTCGCGCACGAGGCCGACCTGGCGGAGATGCTGGGCGAGGCCAGCCGCATCCTCCATTCGCTGACGCGTCACGCGGGCGTGGTGGTGGCGCCGCGGCCGGAGTCGGCGGTGTTCCGGCGCATCGAGTTCGTCCGGCTGCGCGAGGACCGGGTGCTCGCCATCCTGGTGGGGCAGAGCGGCCAGGTGCACAACAAGGCGATTACCGTGGAGTTCCCCATCACCTCCGACGAGCTGCTCAAGGCGAGCAACTACCTGTCGGAGTTGCTGCGGGAGGTGCCGCTGGAGTCGGCGCGCGAGCGCATCCGCGCGGAGATGGACCAGGAGCAGGCGCTCTACAACGCGCTGACGGCCAAGGCGCTGAAGCTGGGCGCGGCGGCCACGGACCTGGCGTCCACGGAGCGGGTGCTCATCCAGGGCACGGGGTCCTTCTTTGAGCAGCCGGAGTTCGCGGACGTGGAGCGCATGCGCGCGCTCTTCAGGGCCCTGGACGAGAAGCACAAGCTGCTGTCGCTGCTGGACCGGGTGCAGGTGGCCAACGAGATGCAGATTTTCATTGGCGCGGAGAGCGACTTCTCCGCGGCCGGCGACGTCACCGTCATCGCCAGCCCCTACGGAAACCAGGAGCAGGTGCTGGGCACGGTGGGCGTCATCGGCCCCACGCGCATGGACTACCGGCGCGTGATTCCCCTGGTGAACTTCACCGCGCAGGTGCTGTCGCGCGTGCTGGAGAAGGTGTAG